In Ancalomicrobiaceae bacterium S20, the following proteins share a genomic window:
- a CDS encoding peptidoglycan DD-metalloendopeptidase family protein, translating into MRMVDGILTRSGRVSAGWTGAIGEVSGMRQRRAATARRARWARRLGIALIAVQALGPAALAQTGAKPSDRLPLRDSVAPTDPTPGDPKSNTSPPPAASPASEAQARRQAVETELERITRDSALGKEREAQIRLEIEALEKDRTRLNEQVLAAAARLKALDSDLGARETRIKAIADDEAKVRASLAKRRAVLADVLAALQRIGRKPPPAVVVRPEDALASVRSAILIGAVLPELRHEAEALVADLENYTKIREKAVAERDKFRADATSLAEERARLETLMEERRKARGEQEQKLADERRRAEELAAKAGSLKELIGKLETDIDSSRKAAEAARKADADRLAKGDGKPDQKTVTASLGDAARLQPAVPFPDAKGLLPLPVGGAILKNFGDDDGTGGTVRGISIAARPESRVTSPCDGWIVFAGPFRSYGKVLIINGGGGYHIVLAGMDRIDVENGQFVLAGEPVGVMGQRHAAGAAVSTSGSPDGDRTTQPGATQQGSTQPVLYVEFRKDNTSIDPAPWWARSRDEKVRG; encoded by the coding sequence ATGCGTATGGTTGACGGAATCTTAACGCGTTCGGGCCGAGTTTCGGCCGGATGGACGGGCGCGATCGGCGAGGTTTCCGGCATGCGGCAGCGGCGAGCGGCGACGGCGAGGCGGGCGCGATGGGCGCGCCGGCTCGGCATCGCGCTGATCGCCGTGCAGGCGCTCGGGCCGGCGGCCCTGGCCCAGACCGGCGCCAAGCCGTCGGACCGCTTGCCGCTTCGCGACAGTGTCGCGCCCACGGATCCGACGCCGGGCGATCCCAAGTCCAACACTAGCCCGCCCCCGGCGGCATCCCCCGCGTCCGAGGCTCAAGCGCGCCGGCAGGCGGTCGAAACGGAGCTCGAGCGGATCACGCGCGACAGCGCGCTCGGCAAGGAGCGCGAGGCGCAGATCCGGCTCGAAATCGAGGCATTGGAGAAGGATCGCACGCGGCTCAACGAGCAGGTGCTCGCTGCGGCGGCGCGGCTGAAGGCGCTCGACAGCGATCTCGGCGCCCGCGAGACGCGCATCAAGGCGATCGCCGACGACGAGGCCAAGGTCAGGGCGTCGCTCGCCAAGCGGCGCGCCGTGCTGGCCGACGTGCTGGCGGCCCTGCAGCGCATCGGGCGCAAGCCGCCGCCGGCGGTGGTGGTGCGACCCGAAGACGCGCTCGCCTCGGTGCGCAGCGCGATCCTGATCGGCGCGGTGTTGCCGGAACTGCGCCACGAGGCCGAGGCGCTGGTCGCGGACCTCGAGAACTATACCAAGATCCGCGAGAAGGCGGTCGCCGAGCGCGACAAGTTTCGCGCCGATGCGACCTCGCTCGCCGAGGAGCGCGCGCGGCTGGAGACGCTGATGGAGGAGCGCCGGAAGGCGCGCGGCGAGCAGGAGCAGAAGCTCGCCGACGAGCGCCGCCGCGCCGAGGAACTGGCCGCCAAGGCCGGATCGCTCAAGGAGCTGATCGGCAAGCTCGAGACCGATATCGATTCGAGCCGCAAGGCTGCGGAAGCGGCCAGGAAGGCCGATGCCGACCGGCTGGCCAAGGGCGACGGAAAACCCGATCAAAAGACCGTGACAGCGTCGCTCGGCGACGCGGCCCGCCTTCAACCCGCCGTACCTTTCCCGGATGCAAAGGGTCTGCTGCCGTTGCCCGTCGGCGGGGCGATCCTGAAGAATTTCGGGGACGACGACGGAACCGGCGGCACGGTCAGAGGAATTTCCATCGCGGCGCGGCCCGAATCGCGCGTGACTTCACCTTGCGATGGCTGGATCGTGTTCGCTGGACCGTTCCGGTCCTACGGCAAAGTCTTGATTATCAACGGCGGCGGTGGATATCATATCGTTCTGGCTGGAATGGACCGGATCGACGTGGAAAACGGACAGTTCGTCCTCGCCGGCGAACCGGTGGGCGTGATGGGGCAGCGGCACGCCGCCGGAGCAGCAGTATCGACGTCCGGGTCACCGGACGGTGACAGGACGACCCAGCCGGGCGCCACCCAGCAGGGCTCCACTCAGCCGGTTCTCTACGTCGAGTTCAGGAAAGACAATACCTCGATCGACCCCGCTCCGTGGTGGGCTCGCTCGCGAGACGAAAAGGTTCGCGGATAA
- a CDS encoding divergent polysaccharide deacetylase family protein, whose translation MARDLNEPLGTAKRFSGWKRVPYGVIGLSIVALVAMIGGVWIALVKDPLGGEPMAVVRVDRGRTGIGPSDVGVKDMPDRTRKPAAAAHGGAETASEATGGEHAAAPAGAEAKAEAGAPSGQLALDPEDAARRAPEVVEGQPLTTTPVARVSDKGRYGILPKVAADGTRPLEVYARPAPRRPSSQPKVVMIVGGLGLSQTATQEALRQLPGGITLGFAPYGGSLDRWVARARQDGHELLLQIPMEPFDYPDNDPGPHTLLAGGPVEQNPDKVQWLLSRVTNYVGVMNYMGGKYTATETALEPFLKEIGTRGLMYLDDGTSSRSVAVQVSRKTRTPFARADVVVDQVATDAGIDARLAQLEQLARTNGSAIGVASALPITVKKLAEWAKSLDSRGLVLVPVSSLARFAG comes from the coding sequence ATGGCACGCGATCTCAACGAGCCGCTCGGCACGGCGAAGCGATTCAGCGGGTGGAAACGCGTTCCCTACGGCGTCATCGGCCTGTCGATCGTGGCACTGGTGGCGATGATCGGTGGCGTCTGGATCGCGCTGGTCAAGGATCCGCTCGGCGGCGAGCCGATGGCGGTCGTCCGGGTCGATCGCGGCCGGACCGGGATAGGGCCGAGCGACGTCGGCGTCAAGGACATGCCCGATCGCACGCGCAAGCCGGCCGCGGCCGCGCATGGCGGCGCCGAGACGGCGTCGGAGGCGACCGGTGGCGAGCATGCCGCAGCGCCGGCCGGCGCGGAGGCCAAGGCCGAGGCGGGCGCGCCGTCCGGGCAACTCGCGCTCGATCCGGAAGACGCGGCCCGGCGGGCGCCGGAGGTGGTCGAAGGCCAGCCGCTGACCACGACGCCGGTCGCCCGCGTCAGCGACAAGGGCCGCTACGGTATCCTGCCCAAGGTCGCGGCGGACGGCACGCGGCCGCTCGAAGTCTACGCGAGGCCGGCGCCGCGCCGGCCGTCGTCGCAGCCGAAGGTGGTCATGATCGTCGGCGGCCTGGGTCTCAGCCAGACCGCGACGCAGGAGGCGCTGCGCCAGCTGCCCGGCGGCATCACGCTCGGCTTTGCGCCCTACGGCGGCAGCCTCGATCGCTGGGTCGCGCGCGCGCGCCAGGACGGCCACGAACTGCTGCTGCAGATCCCGATGGAGCCGTTCGACTATCCCGACAACGATCCGGGCCCGCACACGCTGCTCGCCGGCGGGCCGGTCGAGCAGAACCCCGACAAGGTCCAGTGGCTCCTGTCGCGCGTGACCAACTACGTCGGCGTGATGAACTACATGGGCGGCAAGTACACGGCGACGGAAACGGCGCTGGAGCCGTTCCTGAAGGAGATCGGTACGCGCGGCCTCATGTACCTCGACGACGGCACGTCGAGCCGGTCGGTCGCCGTCCAGGTGTCGCGCAAGACGCGGACGCCGTTCGCGCGCGCCGATGTGGTCGTCGATCAGGTCGCGACCGACGCTGGTATCGACGCGCGCCTCGCCCAGCTCGAGCAGCTCGCGCGGACCAACGGCTCGGCGATCGGCGTCGCGAGCGCGTTGCCGATCACGGTCAAGAAGCTCGCGGAATGGGCGAAGTCGCTCGACAGCCGCGGCCTAGTGCTCGTGCCGGTGTCGTCGCTGGCGCGGTTCGCGGGGTGA
- a CDS encoding S41 family peptidase — MLFVGVAIGAGAVIGVSQGKSLIAGTASAANADIYRQLNLFGEVFDRIRADYVEPPDEQKVIEAAINGMLSSLDPHSSYLPPKSFRDMQVQTRGEFGGLGIEVTMEDNVLKVVTPIDDTPAARAGVRAGDIILSLDGDPVQGLTLNQAVDKMRGPVNSAITLSLKREGVNEPVEVKIVRDTIKIKSVKAKNEGDIGYIRITQFTEQTFDGLKDGIDKINKDVGGADKVKGYVLDLRNNPGGLLDQAIAVSDAFLERGEIVSTRGRNADETQRYNARSGDLTKGKPLIVLINGGSASASEIVSGALQDHRRATVVGTRSFGKGSVQTIIPLGQNGAIRLTTARYYTPSGRSIQAKGIEPDIEVMQDSPADLKGKDDTKGEAGLKGHLKNPADAVEEKSGSQAYVPKDEKDDKALNYAYDLLKGIKVNSAFPPNPKTAIPN, encoded by the coding sequence ATGTTGTTCGTGGGGGTCGCGATCGGTGCCGGTGCCGTGATCGGCGTCAGCCAAGGCAAGAGCCTGATCGCCGGCACCGCGAGCGCTGCCAATGCTGATATCTATCGCCAGCTCAACCTGTTCGGCGAAGTGTTCGACCGGATCCGGGCCGACTACGTCGAGCCGCCGGATGAGCAGAAGGTCATCGAGGCGGCGATCAACGGCATGCTGTCGTCGCTCGACCCGCATTCGAGCTACCTGCCGCCGAAGAGCTTCCGCGACATGCAGGTGCAGACGCGCGGCGAGTTCGGTGGTCTCGGCATCGAGGTGACGATGGAGGACAACGTCCTCAAGGTCGTGACCCCGATCGACGACACTCCGGCGGCCCGCGCCGGCGTGCGCGCCGGCGACATCATCCTGTCGCTCGACGGCGATCCGGTGCAGGGCCTGACCCTGAACCAGGCCGTCGACAAGATGCGCGGCCCGGTCAATTCGGCGATTACGCTCAGCCTCAAGCGCGAGGGCGTCAACGAACCGGTCGAGGTCAAGATCGTGCGCGACACGATCAAGATCAAGTCGGTGAAGGCCAAGAACGAGGGCGACATCGGTTATATCCGGATCACCCAGTTCACCGAGCAGACCTTCGACGGTCTCAAGGACGGCATCGACAAGATCAACAAGGACGTCGGCGGCGCGGACAAGGTCAAGGGCTATGTGCTCGACCTGCGTAACAACCCCGGCGGCCTGCTCGATCAGGCGATCGCGGTGTCCGACGCGTTCCTGGAGCGCGGCGAGATCGTCTCGACCCGCGGCCGCAACGCCGACGAGACGCAGCGCTACAACGCCCGCTCCGGCGATCTGACCAAGGGCAAGCCGCTGATCGTGCTGATCAACGGCGGTTCGGCCTCGGCCTCAGAGATCGTCTCCGGCGCGCTGCAGGATCATCGTCGCGCGACGGTGGTCGGTACGCGCTCGTTCGGCAAGGGCTCGGTGCAGACGATCATCCCGCTCGGCCAGAACGGCGCGATCCGCCTGACCACGGCGCGCTACTACACGCCGTCGGGCCGGTCGATCCAGGCCAAGGGCATCGAGCCGGACATCGAGGTGATGCAGGACAGCCCTGCCGACCTCAAGGGCAAGGACGACACGAAGGGCGAGGCCGGTCTGAAGGGCCACCTGAAGAACCCCGCCGACGCGGTCGAGGAGAAGTCCGGTTCGCAGGCCTACGTGCCGAAGGACGAAAAGGACGACAAGGCGCTCAACTACGCTTACGATCTCCTGAAGGGAATCAAGGTCAACAGCGCCTTCCCGCCCAATCCGAAGACGGCGATTCCGAACTGA